AGATTACCATTGTCAGCCAATGTATCTTCAAAAATGATATCATTAGTATTGTCCAGAATGGAGAGTTTTAAAGGTTTCTCATGCATCTTTTGCAGAGCGACGTCAACTTTATTACCATTTTGGTTTATACTTGGCTTGTGTATTACAAGGCGACTATCCCTGTTGATCGAAAGCTTGTCATTGATAATAGACAGCGCAAACATTTCAATTCGCTGATTATTTTCAATCTCCAGGGTATACTCACCATCAGGTAGCGACTGCATGTCAAAACCTTTTAGGTACTCACCGTTTTGAATGTTTGTTTCTTTGTAAAGTCTGAAATTATCAACGTCTTTCAGGACTACATTTACCGTTGAGGAATCAGTATTTTTTATAATTAAGAAAAACTTTTTCTGATCATAACTAGTCACCTTAATATACGGGGTAGTGCCGTAAGCGCTTACAAATAACGTGGTCAATAATAGAACCGTTGCCATGGATGTTTTTAATGTTTTCATATCCGTTGTGTTTTGATTTGCAAAAACTTATGATACAAACTTAGCGGGATCTGCTAAGCCTTACTACAGCGGAATTGGCCACTTTATGTTGTATTTTAACCCGATTATAACCCATACAAACATATCGGGTTAATTTTGCATATAAACTGGTTAATTTTACATATCTTGGTCTCAGACTTATCATTTTACTTTGCCTTATGATTATTAAGAAACCCAGATTTGAAAAGATCAATCCGGCTTTTGGTAGCTCTATAACCATCCGGCAATATCGCGACCCTTGTCGTAACAAATTACCCTATTGGCATATTCACCCTGAGATGGAGCTAGTGTATGTAAATGGCGGCAGTGGCAAGAGGCATATAGGCAATCAACTTTCGTATTTTAATAATGGAGACCTTATATTCATTGGTGCTAACCTGCCCCATTTTGGCTTTACTGACCGGCTAACGGCCAACCGATCCGAAACTATTTTGCAAATGCGGGAGGATTTTCTTGGAGAGAGCTTTTTTTCCATACCCGAAATGGCTCCAGTTAAAAAATTGATGGAACGTGCCAAAAGAGGTATTGCATTTCATGGCAAGACTAAAAAGGCAGTGGGAGCAAAAATTGAGAAACTCATAGATAAAGACCCGTACGACCGGCTTCTTAAAACACTGGCTATACTAAAGCAACTGGCTTTGTCGGAGGAGTACACTATATTAAATGTAGATGGCTTTGCCCTTGAAATAGAACCTCAGGATAATGACCGTATTAACACGGTATATAAATACGTACGCGAAAATTTTCAAAAGCTGATCAGTCTGGACGAAATAGCTGATAAGGTCAGTATGACGGAACCGGCCTTTTGCAGGTATTTTAAAAAGATATCCGGAAAAACCTTTACCAAATTTGTCAACGAATACCGATTGGTGCATGCGTCAAAACTATTATCAGAAAGCGCCTCGAGTATTACAGACATATGTTTCGAATGTGGCTTCAACAATTTCTCCCACTTCAACAAGCAATTCAAACTATTTACTGGCAAAAGCCCTTCGGAATATCGCAGTGAATTGAAAAAAATTGTACAAGGATAACTTCGGATCTGAATTCTGGGGAGACACTAACTTTTCAGCTCCGTGTTTGACAAGACACTTAAAATGCCCGTTAGCAAAGGTACTTGGTAAATCAGGATAAAATAGCTATCGCAGTTTACTGATTCTCAGAGGCAAAATTCACGTTCAATCCTGCTCTACAGGTTTTCAGTCTAATCCTTAACTACACCTAAGATCTGATCTGTTATCTATCAGGCCAATATTTAATTTTCATTTATTATTGAAAGTTTCGAAACATTGATTTACCTTTGACGTATGAAATATCAGGAAGCAAAGGATAAGTTTATTTTGGCTTGGGGAAGTTTGGGTTCCAGTTGGGGCGTAAGCAGAACCATGGCACAGATACATGCGCTTTTACTCATATCGACCTCACCTTTGTCAACCGAAGATATTATGGAAGAACTTCAAATTTCAAGGGGTAACGCCAACCAAAATATCAGGGCTCTCATGGACTGGGGCCTTGTGGAAAAGGAGCTGAAAGCCGGCGAAAGACGAGAATACTTTATGGCTGGAAAAGATATTTGGGAGCTGGCAAAACAAGTGGCCAAAGAAAGAAAGAAAAGAGAGCTGGAGCCTATGCTCAAAGTCCTGAACCAGTTACAGGATGTGGATGGAGACTCGAAAGAGGTAAAGGAGTTTAAAGAGGTAACAAAAAATATTTCCGATTTCGCCGGACAGGCCGAGTCTACCTTAAACCTGTTTATTAATTCAAAGCAAAACTGGTTCTACAAACTTCTATCAAAAATTACGCTCTAAAAAAATTTAAATATAAGTTTCATTTTTTATTGAAAGTTTTGAAAACAATTATCCACTAAAACATTTGTATCATGAACTACACTATTCTCACTTATGCATTTTATATGCCTCTCACTATTATTCTGACCGTATGGGTAGCCAAAACACTATTTACCAACGGCAGGGTATTTCTGGTAGACATCTTCCATGGCAATGACTTGCTTGCAGACAGCGTCAACAAACTACTGGTAGCCGGCTTCTACCTGATCAACATCGGTTATGCAGTGTACACTTTGAAAATATTTGGCTCCATCGATTCTACCCAGGAAATGATAGAAAAGCTGAGTGTTAAGCTGGGCACCATCATACTCATACTTGGAGCCATGCATTTCTTTAACCTTTTCATATTCTTCAAGCTTCGTAAAAAAGCTCAGACTGCAACTACCTAGATGATCATGAAAACCTTAAAAGATCACACTCTGATTTATGACGATGAATGTCCCATGTGTAAAATTTACACCGGGGCATTCATTCGCAGCGGCATGCTCGACGCCGATGGCAGAAAACCCTTCAGCGCACTTTCACATTCCACCGACCTGGATCACAAAAGAGCCTGTAACGAAATAGCGCTGGTCAACAGACAAGATAACTCCGTCATTTATGGAATCGACAGCCTGTTTACCGTGATAGGGCATAGCTTTCCAATGCTTAGTATCTTATTTGATCAAAAACATTTTAGAGCTATCTGCCAGAAAATTTATTGCTTTGTTTCTTACAATCGTAAAGTGATAGCCCCAGGCAGCGCAGAAAATAAGTGCATTCCGGATTTTAATTTTAAATACAGGTGGGTCTACATAGCATTTGCCTGGTTTATAACATCACTTGTGCTTTCATTGTACTCGGAGCTGCTTGTTCCGCTTATAGCAAAGTCACAGCTAAACAGAGAGTTTATAATTTGCGCGGGGCAGATTGCATTTCAAGCCATAGCACTGCGGACCTTGGGCGTACTAAGCACAAAGGAGTACATTAATTATTTTGGGCATATGATGACTGTTTCGTTGCTGGGTGCATTGCTGTTAACTCCTGCGTTCCTGCTCAACCACCTTACAGACGAACCTTACGTTTTTGTCGGGTACTTCTCCATAGTAGTAACTTATATGTTAGTCGAACATATAAGAAGGATTAAACTGCTTGGCCTTCCACACCTTCTCACTGCTACCTGGGTTTTATACAGGCTTTTAGTACTTGGTATCATGCTAGCGACAGTATCTATATGAAAAAAATAATAATTGCAGGAGGCTCAGGCTTTCTGGGCACATGCCTGGCCAGCTTTTATTCCAGGAAAGGGTATGAGATAAGCATATTATCCAGAAGACATACTATAGACCATGATAACATTGCTTATTATAAGTGGGATGCAAAAAATCCGGGGCTCTGGACAGAAGCGTTAGAAGGTGCAGATGCTATTATTAATCTGAATGGAAAATCCGTAGACTGCCGATATACTGAAAAGAACAAGCAACTGATCTATGATACACGGATTGATGCCACTCTAGCCATAGGCAATGCCATAGTCCACTGTAAGCAGCCTCCAAAAGTATGGCTAAATGCCGCTTCTGCAACTATCTACCGACACTCCTTAGATAAGAACATGACGGAAACCAATGGTGAATTTGGAACGGGCTTCTCTGTAGATGTCTGTAAAAAATGGGAGGCCGCGTTTAATCGCTTCAATTTGCCTATGACCCGGAAAATAACCTTGAGAACAGGAATAGTTTTAGGCAGAAACGGAGGCCCTTTGCTTCCTCTACAGAATCTCACTAAAATGGGAATAGGAGGAAAGCAAGGCTCTGGTAAGCAATATTTCAGTTGGCTGCATGAAAATGATTTTGTCCATATTGTCGATTTCCTGATCAATAACAGAACGTCATGCGGCATTTATAATGTCACCTCACCTTCAGTGATTACCAATACGCAATTAATGAGGGTGCTGAGAGATGCAGTTGGTATGCCATTAGGAATCCCATTGACTAAGCTGGTACTTGAATTAGGAGCATGGCTTATAGGCACTGAAACCGAGCTAATCCTAAAAAGCCGGAAGGTAATTCCAGAAAGGCTACTTAACGAAGGTTATAAATTTCACTTTGAGAATATTAAGGCGGCCTTAAAAGACCTGATGGCTTAACCGAAGCCTTCACCCATGAGCAAAAATCAAAAACAAGTTATAAGTTTACTCCTTTCCTTACCTTTACATTTTCAAATTAAAAAACATGTCGAAAGGTCAGCTCTATCTCATTCCTACAGTAATTTCTGAAAAGCAAACAGACGTAATCCCCGAGCAGGTAAGGCAGGTGGTAAAGCACACGGACTACTTTCTGGTAGAAAACCTTAGAACCGCCAGGCGCTTTATCAGTAGCCTGAAACTCGGTTTGAACATAGAAGAACTACATTTTGAACTACTGGATAAAAATACCCCGGTAATCGAGGTTGAGAGGTTGATGAAACCCGTATTTGAGGGAAGAAATATAGGGGTACTCTCAGAGTCCGGTTGCCCGGGAATAGCAGACCCGGGGTCGGCGGCAGTTAAATATGCACATGCCCATAACATTAAAGTGGTGCCATTAGTCGGGCCTTCATCCATATTCCTGTCACTTATGGCCTCAGGTTTTAACGGTCAGAATTTTACCTTTCACGGCTATCTTCCCATAGATAAAAAAGCCCTGGAGGGCACCATCAGGCAATTAGAAAATGAGTCGCGAAAAAATAACCAGACACAGATATTTATAGAAGCCCCTTACCGCAACAATCAACTGTTGGAAAACCTGATTAAAACCTGCCATCAGGAAACGTCGCTATGTGTGGCCAGGGATATTTCAGGGGATGAAGAATATATTAAAACGGCAAAGGTAAAAGACTGGAAATCAATACAAGTCGAACTTCACAAAGTGCCCACTGTGTTTTTACTGCATGTCGCGCAATAACATTTTAATGTTATTATTTTTGGGCGGATTTTATTTTAAGCACATTTGACCTAAATTTGTGCGCTTTAAAACGCTTACGATATTCATTTAAAATAAAATAATACATGCCTTATCTATTTACCTCCGAGTCCGTGTCTGAAGGACACCCGGACAAAATTGCAGATCAGATTTCTGATGCTTTAATTGATAACTTTCTGGCATTTGACAAAAACTCAAAGGTAGCTTGTGAAACTTTGGTAACTACCGGTCTTACAGTACTTAGTGGCGAGGTTAAATCTGAGGCATATCTTGATGTACAGCAGATCGCCAGGAACGTGATCAACAGAATTGGTTATACCAAAGGAGAATACATGTTTGACGGTAACTCTTGTGGTGTAATATCTGCTATCCATGAGCAATCTCCTGATATCAATCAGGGTGTGGATCGCAGCAACCCGGAAGAGCAAGGTGCAGGAGACCAGGGAATGATGTTTGGTTACGCTACAAGCGAAACAGATGACTACATGCCATTGGCCCTTGACCTTAGTCATAAGCTCCTGATAGAGCTTTCCAGGCTTAGAAAAGAGAACAAAGAGATTACTTACCTTCGCCCTGATGCCAAATCGCAGGTTACAATAGAATACTCTGACGACAATATCCCACAGAGAATTGATGCCATTGTGGTTTCCACTCAGCATGATGAATTCGGCACTGAGGAAGAAATGCTAAAGAAGATAAAGGCGGACATCATCAACATACTTATCCCTCGCGTTAAAGCTCAGTTGAAGCCGGAAATCCAGAAGCTTTTCAATGATGACATCAAATACCACATCAACCCTACCGGTAAGTTTGTGATTGGTGGCCCTCATGGTGATACCGGACTTACAGGAAGAAAGATCATTGTTGATACCTACGGAGGTAAAGGAGCTCATGGCGGCGGAGCTTTTTCAGGTAAGGACCCTTCAAAGGTTGACCGCTCTGCGGCTTATGCTACCAGGCATATTGCCAAAAACCTCGTAGCTGCTGGTGTAGCTGATGAAATATTGGTGCAGGTGTCCTACGCCATTGGTGTAGTTGAGCCAATGGGCATATTTATTAATACTTACGGCTCAGCCAAAGTAGATATGAAGGATGGCGAAATAGCCAAAAAAGTGCAGGAGATCTTTGATATGAGACCTTATTCCATTGAGCAAAGATTAAAGCTTAGAAACCCGATCTATTCAGAAACAGCGGCCTATGGTCATATGGGAAGGCCATGCGAAAAAGTCACTAAAAAGTTTGTATCACCAAGCGGACAGGAAGTGGAAATGGAAGTAGAATTGTTCCCTTGGGAAAAGCTTGATTATGTAGTTCAGGTGAAAGAAAAATTTGGTATCAAATAAACAATCTAAGGAATAAAAAAGGGCTTGAAATTCAAGCCCTTTTTTATTATATATCAATTAGACTAAAATTAATGTGCCATTTGCTTAACCTTAAACTTTCTTAGCTGTCTTCGCAGCGCTTCAGTAGCCAGGTCGGTAGCCTCTTCAAATGATTTTGCTTCCTCTTTAGCAAAAAGTTGACTCCCGGGTATATTTAATTTAATCTCTACTGTTTTATTTTCAATTCCGGAATTATTCAATCTTAAAAACACTTCTCCATCAACTACACGGTCATAGAAGGTTTCCAGTTTATCTACTTTTTTCTGGATGAAATCGATAAGCTTCTGATCAGCATCGAAGTGAATTGAATGCATTTGTAACTTCATAGTAGTAAAGTTTAAAAGATTAGAAAATGTTAAGCCTTAGGGTGCGCTTGGTCGAAGACCTTCTTCAGTTTATCGAGCGAATTATGCGTGTAGACTTGTGTTGCGGCCAGGCTTGTATGCCCCAACAGATCCTTAACGGCATTGAGCTCGGCTCCCTTGTTCAGGAGGTGCGTAGCAAACGTATGGCGCAATACGTGGGGACTACGCTTTTCAATTGTCGTAAATAGATTTAAGTATTTTTTTACTGTTCTGTAAATCACCATAGGATAGCAAGCTTCTCCATTTTCTGTAACGAGCAACTCACCACCTTCGTTTTGCAAACCCTGACTATTTTTTGCTGCCAGGTACTGTTCTATCACATGCTCCAGACTAACAGAAAAAGGGATCATTCTTTCCTTGTTCCTCTTGCCCAAAACCTTGAGCGTTCTGTTAGTAAAATTTATATCTATAGTCTTTAACGAAATCAGTTCCGATAATCGTATGCCGGTCCCGTATAGAAGTTCCAATATCAGCCTATCACGGCTGCCACCGAAATCCTGGCTGAACTCGCACTGATCCAATAATCTGGTAATATCATTCTCCTGCACAAACTGTGGCAACTGCTTGTTGGTCTTAAGCACTCTGATCTTAAGCATAGGATCTTTTACAATATGCTCTCTTCTTAAAAGGAATTTATAAAAAGATCTCAAACATGCTATTTTACGATTTACGGAGCGGGCATCCATTCCTCCATCAACCAGGCTTACAATCCAGCCACGTACAACGCCGTGATTGGCTGTAGCAGCATCAATTTCAGGAAAATTGTTTTGAATGAATTCTTCGAATTGGCTTAAGTCATTTTCATACGAGGTGATCGTATGTTTACTGTAGCGCTTTTCGTACTGAAGGTATTTAAGGAAGGTTTCCCGCATAAAAAAATAGTACTACTCAATTGAACCTGAGTAGTACTAATTTAATAAATTCAAACGGGAATAAATAGCTGATTAATAATTTTCTTCAGCGTATTTTTTCTGTCTATATTTTGCCTTAATTATTTCGTTTCTTCTTTGAACGGAAGGCTTTTCATAGAAAGTTCTACCTCTGAGTTCTTTTAATACACCAGTTTTCTCAAACTTCTTTTTGAATCTCTTTAGAGCTTTCTCTATTGACTCGTTTTCTTTTACGTTAACTACGATCATTTTTATACACCTCCTTTCAAATGAACTGCAAAATTAAGAAAAAAAAGTTTATTAACAAATGTATCAGGATCAACCTGCAGTCCAGCTACCTGTACTGCTCACTGCGCCTGTTCCATCATAGTAAGTCCAGCTTCCGCTGCCGTCAGCACTCCAAATATATTCTATCTGAATAATGTCATTGTCATAGCTCTCCATATAACCTGATCCATCCGCTCTTACTTCAAATATGAAGTAATAACCCCACGAAGGATAATTATATTCGCCATAAATGCTTCCGTCGTTTCTGATCTCATACTCATACGTAAATATCTCCACACGTGTATCAACAGAAAAATCCAGCATTACAAATGAGCCAGATTTACCATCTTTAGCCTGTGTTCCTTCAAACCACTTGTAATATGGCCCGCCGGTCTCTCTGAAAAAGATCTCAAAGAAATAGGAGTTGTCCAATTCGGTAATTTGATAAGCTATAGACCCTCCCTGATATGACCACTCATAGGTCACCATATTAGCATTCACCCGTCCGTTTGCCGGTTCAATTGGATTACCCAATTTTGTAGCTCCATCCGGTATGGTAAAAAGAGAGCTGTAAGCTCCAATGCTTGAGGTCATGCTTTCAATCATGCTACTTACAGCCTGAGCTTCAGCACTAGTTGAATTCTTTAAGCCTTCAGGAATAGATATTTTGTTTTCTTCGCTGAATACTGCAAGCTCTACTTCTTCTAAAGAAGGTTCGGGGTCATCCTTATCACCACATGATACGGCTACAAGAGCCAGGCAAAACAGGACAAACAGTTTTTGTAAATTTTTAATGTTCATAGTGTTTTAGTTTATTCTTTTTCTACCATTAAATTAAAATAAATAAATGATAAAAGTAAATTTTGATTATTAAGAGTCAGAATTTTCTTGTTATCAACATGTATAACTATAAAAATAAGCCAATAAAAAAGCCTCCAAGAGGAGGCCTTCTTACAACTTAACTTGAACTATAAACTCTATTTTAAAAGAGATCTTGAAATTACAAGTTTCTGAATTTCCGATGTGCCCTCTCCGATTGTGCAAAGTTTGGAATCACGATAAAACTTCTCAGCAGGATAGTCCTTGGTATAACCATATCCTCCAAATATCTGCACTGCATCCGTAGAGTTTTCTACAGCTACCTCGGAGGCGTAATACTTAGCCATTGCCGATTCCTTATTTACCGATTTGCCTTTGTTCTTAAGGTCAGCTGCCTGATGGGTCAGTAATTTGGCAGCTTCCACTTTTGTTGCCATATCAGCCAACTTAAAGGCTATACCCTGAAACTTTGAAATGGGTTGATTAAACTGATGCCTCTCTTTAGAATATTGCAAAGCAACATCCAACGCCCCCTGCGCAATACCAAGGCTTAAAGCCGCAATACTGATTCTTCCTCCGTCCAGCACCTTCATGGCCTGAATAAACCCTTCTCCAACTTCTCCTATTATATTATCCTTATGCACCCGGCAGTTGTCAAAAATGAGCTCAGTAGTTTCAGAAGCCCGCATACCTAGTTTATTTTCTTTTCGTCCGGCAGAAAAGCCTTGTGTTCCCTTTTCTATTATAAATGCCGTCATTCCATGAGAGTCTCCCACCTCTCCTGTCCTTACTATTACAACTGCTACATTACCAGACTTGCCATGTGTAATAAAATTTTTGGCGCCATTGATTACAAAGTGGTCACCATCCTTTTCGGCAACGGTTCTCATGTTACCTGCATCTGAGCCTGTATTCGGTTCTGTAAGACCCCATGCACCTATCCATTCGGCAGTAGCCAATTTAGGAAGATATTTTCGCTTTTGCTCTTCGCTTCCAAACTGCAGGATATGCCCTGTACACAGTGAGTTATGGGCAGCCATAGACAAACCAATGGATCCGTCTATTCTGGAAAGTTCGGAGATAGCCGTTACATACTCATGATAACCGAAGCCAGAACCCCCGTACTCCTGAGGAACTAAAACTCCCATCAGGCCCAAACTTCCCAGTTTTTTAAACAGCTCTACGGGAAACTCCTGGGTTTCATCCCATTCCATCATTTTAGGACGAATTTCCTTATCGCCAAAGTCACGGATCATCTGGGCAATCATCCTTTGATTTTCACTTTCTTCAAAGCCCATGGTAGGTTTTTCTTCAGATACAGCTTGCATATTTTCTCTTAATAAATGGATTTCAAACGATTTCTAAACAAAGATAGTTATTAAAATTTGTCAACCAAACGAATGTTAGTTTGGTAACCTTTTTTTAACAATTTATGAAACTTCCATGTTGATAAGGATTTAAAGTAATTATCAACTATTTTTGACGCTTCATTCGTAGCAACTGAAAACCTAAAACACTGAAAATTAGAAAAAAATGAAAATAGCAGTAGTCGGAACAGGTTATGTGGGTCTCGTAACTGGCACATGTTTTGCCGAGACCGGAAATACCGTATCATGCATAGACATTGATGAGAAAAAAGTTAATAGCCTGAAGAATGGGAAGATAACCATTTACGAACCTGGACTGGAAGTAATCTTCGAACGCAACCTGTCTCAGGGAAGACTAAGTTTCACTACAGACCTTAAAGAAGGTATTGAAGGAGCTAAAATTATTTTCCTTGCCCTGCCCACACCTCCCGGTGAAGATGGCTCTGCTGATTTGCAGTATGTATTGAAAGTTGCAGAGGATCTCGGCCCTCTTTTGAAAGATTATGCAGTGATAGTAGATAAAAGTACTGTTCCAGTAGGAACTGCAGAAAAAGTGAGAGCCAAAATTGCCCAGAATGCAAAAGTAGATTTTGATGTGGTTTCCAATCCTGAATTTTTAAGAGAAGGAGTTGCTGTTGACGATTTCATGAAACCTGACAGGGTAGTGATTGGAACTAACTCTGAGAAGGCCCGAAAGCTGATGGAAACATTATATGCTCCGCTAGTAAGACAGGGAAATCCCGTGATCTTTATGGATGAGAAATCTGCCGAGCTTACAAAATACGCTGCTAATTCTTTTCTTGCTACCAAGATCACCTTCATGAACGAGATTGCCAATATGTGTGAGTTACTGGGGGCAGATGTAGACGCAGTAAGAAAAGGTGTAGGTACAGACAGCAGAATTGGAAAGAGGTTTTTATTTGCAGGTATCGGATACGGAGGAAGCTGCTTCCCTAAAGACGTGCAGGCTTTGGCCAAATCCGCAGAGCAGGTAAATTATGATTTTCGCATATTAAAATCTGTAATGGACGTTAACGAAGATCAAAAGACTAAGCTCATCCCACGTATTAAAGAGTACTTTGGTGGTGACCTTACCGGCAAGACCATCGCTATCTGGGGCTTATCTTTCAAACCATATACTGATGACATTCGCGAAGCCCCTGCACTTTATAATATAGAACAACTCCTGGCCGCAGGTGCGGAAATAAAAGCCTATGACCCGGAAGCCATGGAAAATGTGAGAAACCAGATCGGTGAGAAGATCACCTTCTGCCATGATGCTTACTCTGCTGTGAATAATGCTGATGCACTGTTGGTAGCTACAGAATGGCCGGTATTCAGAACCCCAGACTTCGACAAGCTTTCAACATTATTGAAAAATAAAGTGATTTTCGACGGTAGAAACCTTTATTCTTTGGAAGAAATGAAAGAACTTGGGTTCACATATGTAAGTATAGGTAGAGAGACAATCAATGGATAAGAAAGTAGTTTTAATAACAGGAGCCGCGGGATTCCTCGGCTCACATCTTTGCGACCGTTTCATCAGTGAGGGTTTTAAAGTTATCGGTATGGACAATCTCATCACCGGTAATCTTAAAAATATAGAACATCTTTTTAAGTTAAAGGATTTTGAATTCTACCATCACGATGTTTCCAATTTTGTTCACGTTTCGGGCAAGCTTGATTATATCTTGCACTTTGCCTCTCCTGCGAGCCCAATCGATTATTTGAAGATCCCAATCCAAACCTTAAAAGTAGGTTCTCTGGGCACGCATAACCTCCTTGGTCTGGCCAAGGCTAAAAATGCACGAATGCTGATAGCATCCACCTCAGAAGTTTACGGAGACCCTTTGGTTCATCCGCAAACCGAAGAGTACTATGGCAATGTAAATCCCATCGGTCCAAGAGGTGTATATGATGAGGCCAAGCGTTTCCAGGAGGCCATGACTATGGCTTACCACACCTATCATGGACTGGAGACGCGCATTGTAAGAATATTTAATACCTATGGGCCAAGAATGCGTCTGAATGATGGCCGTGTACTGCCTGCTTTTATCGGACAGGCTCTTCGCGGCGAGGACCTTACCGTATTCGGTGAAGGCTCTCAAACCAGGTCGTTTTGCTATGTAGATGACCTCGTTGAAGGTATCTACCGCTTACTATTTAGCGATTATCCATACCCGGTAAACATTGGTAATCCTGATGAAATCACAATCAAAGAATTTGCTGAAGAGATCATCAAGCTTACAGGCACAGATCAAAAGGTGACTTACAAACCACTTCCAAAAGATGATCCGATGCAGCGTCAGCCAAATATTGACAAAGCACGGGAAATACTGAAATGGGAGCCAAAAGTAAACAGGGCAGAAGGGTTGAAGATCACTTACGATTATTTCAAGACTTTATCCGATGAAGAGTTGTACTCCAAAGAGCACAACACGTTTGATGAATATATCAAGAAGTAATGGCACTAACCAAATCATTAGCCTTTTTAAAGGATCTAAGGCTCAATAACAATAAAGACTGGATGCATGCCAATAAGCCGGCATATCAGGCCGCACGTACTGAGTTTATAGACTTTGTGCACGAGGTCATTTTGAAAATGACACCCATAGATACCGGCTTGCTGGGCCTGGAGCCGAAACAAAGCATTTTCAGGATCAACCGGGATATCAGGTTTAGTAAAGACAAGAGTCCCTATAAAATTAACTTTGGGATGTTCCTTTCAGAAGGTGGTAAAAAGTCCGGTAAAGCAGGTTATTACTTTCACCTCGAGCCAGGCGATAACTCATTCATAGCCGGGGGCATCTATGCTCCTGATCCTGATAATCTTGCCAAAGTCCGTCAGGAAATTGATTACAATGCTGCCGAACTTAAAAAGATTGTAGACCAGAAGAAATTCAAGAGCCTTTTTGGTTCACTACAGGGTGAGTCACTAAAACGCGCACCAAAGGGATATCAGGAGGATCATCCGAATATTGACCTGCTTAAGCTGAAAAGCTTCGTCGTACTGCACAAGGTAATGGATAAGGAAATAGCCGACTGGTCAGATGCTGATAAATGCATAGCCGTTTTTGAACAGATCAAGCCATTGAATGATTATTTCAATGTTGCTATAAGTTAGTTTGGCATCAATGATCATCATAAACAAAAATGCCCGGAACTATTAATTCCGGGCATTTTTAGTTAAAGACAGTTTGTAATTAACAAGCTACATTCTCAAATGAAGTATCCCAACATAAATAGGCACCACCATTAACCTTATAATGACCAGCGCCCGTTTCATGGTTCCATTCTACTTCAACGCTCGCTCCACCGCCTCCTACAATGTTGTAATAACGGTTGAAATCCACTTCTGTAGTTTTTCCATATTCAATATATGATCCAAAACCAGTCGTTCCGGTTTCGATATTTTTGTATTTGATAT
This region of Fulvivirga ulvae genomic DNA includes:
- a CDS encoding AraC family transcriptional regulator produces the protein MIIKKPRFEKINPAFGSSITIRQYRDPCRNKLPYWHIHPEMELVYVNGGSGKRHIGNQLSYFNNGDLIFIGANLPHFGFTDRLTANRSETILQMREDFLGESFFSIPEMAPVKKLMERAKRGIAFHGKTKKAVGAKIEKLIDKDPYDRLLKTLAILKQLALSEEYTILNVDGFALEIEPQDNDRINTVYKYVRENFQKLISLDEIADKVSMTEPAFCRYFKKISGKTFTKFVNEYRLVHASKLLSESASSITDICFECGFNNFSHFNKQFKLFTGKSPSEYRSELKKIVQG
- a CDS encoding GbsR/MarR family transcriptional regulator, with the protein product MKYQEAKDKFILAWGSLGSSWGVSRTMAQIHALLLISTSPLSTEDIMEELQISRGNANQNIRALMDWGLVEKELKAGERREYFMAGKDIWELAKQVAKERKKRELEPMLKVLNQLQDVDGDSKEVKEFKEVTKNISDFAGQAESTLNLFINSKQNWFYKLLSKITL
- a CDS encoding TIGR01777 family oxidoreductase, with the translated sequence MKKIIIAGGSGFLGTCLASFYSRKGYEISILSRRHTIDHDNIAYYKWDAKNPGLWTEALEGADAIINLNGKSVDCRYTEKNKQLIYDTRIDATLAIGNAIVHCKQPPKVWLNAASATIYRHSLDKNMTETNGEFGTGFSVDVCKKWEAAFNRFNLPMTRKITLRTGIVLGRNGGPLLPLQNLTKMGIGGKQGSGKQYFSWLHENDFVHIVDFLINNRTSCGIYNVTSPSVITNTQLMRVLRDAVGMPLGIPLTKLVLELGAWLIGTETELILKSRKVIPERLLNEGYKFHFENIKAALKDLMA
- a CDS encoding SAM-dependent methyltransferase is translated as MSKGQLYLIPTVISEKQTDVIPEQVRQVVKHTDYFLVENLRTARRFISSLKLGLNIEELHFELLDKNTPVIEVERLMKPVFEGRNIGVLSESGCPGIADPGSAAVKYAHAHNIKVVPLVGPSSIFLSLMASGFNGQNFTFHGYLPIDKKALEGTIRQLENESRKNNQTQIFIEAPYRNNQLLENLIKTCHQETSLCVARDISGDEEYIKTAKVKDWKSIQVELHKVPTVFLLHVAQ
- the metK gene encoding methionine adenosyltransferase → MPYLFTSESVSEGHPDKIADQISDALIDNFLAFDKNSKVACETLVTTGLTVLSGEVKSEAYLDVQQIARNVINRIGYTKGEYMFDGNSCGVISAIHEQSPDINQGVDRSNPEEQGAGDQGMMFGYATSETDDYMPLALDLSHKLLIELSRLRKENKEITYLRPDAKSQVTIEYSDDNIPQRIDAIVVSTQHDEFGTEEEMLKKIKADIINILIPRVKAQLKPEIQKLFNDDIKYHINPTGKFVIGGPHGDTGLTGRKIIVDTYGGKGAHGGGAFSGKDPSKVDRSAAYATRHIAKNLVAAGVADEILVQVSYAIGVVEPMGIFINTYGSAKVDMKDGEIAKKVQEIFDMRPYSIEQRLKLRNPIYSETAAYGHMGRPCEKVTKKFVSPSGQEVEMEVELFPWEKLDYVVQVKEKFGIK
- the hpf gene encoding ribosome hibernation-promoting factor, HPF/YfiA family; translation: MKLQMHSIHFDADQKLIDFIQKKVDKLETFYDRVVDGEVFLRLNNSGIENKTVEIKLNIPGSQLFAKEEAKSFEEATDLATEALRRQLRKFKVKQMAH
- a CDS encoding tyrosine-type recombinase/integrase, with amino-acid sequence MRETFLKYLQYEKRYSKHTITSYENDLSQFEEFIQNNFPEIDAATANHGVVRGWIVSLVDGGMDARSVNRKIACLRSFYKFLLRREHIVKDPMLKIRVLKTNKQLPQFVQENDITRLLDQCEFSQDFGGSRDRLILELLYGTGIRLSELISLKTIDINFTNRTLKVLGKRNKERMIPFSVSLEHVIEQYLAAKNSQGLQNEGGELLVTENGEACYPMVIYRTVKKYLNLFTTIEKRSPHVLRHTFATHLLNKGAELNAVKDLLGHTSLAATQVYTHNSLDKLKKVFDQAHPKA